The proteins below come from a single Triticum aestivum cultivar Chinese Spring chromosome 5D, IWGSC CS RefSeq v2.1, whole genome shotgun sequence genomic window:
- the LOC123124045 gene encoding carotenoid 9,10(9',10')-cleavage dioxygenase-like isoform X2: MGSTARPGNRATAGLANGSRPVGCSCRHCCRAVPPSSKLPSPSQRRLQYKPTQPEISAPPATKGEDTQQKKGLAAVVVPAPRPRKGVASWALDMLERLVVRLGHDKKAEPNPWLSGNFAPVLHETPPTAGLPVRGHLPECLNGEFLRVGANPKFAPVAGYHWFDGDGMIHALHIKDGKATYVSRYVTTSRFKQEEYFGGAKFMKVGDLKGLFGLFMVLTQELRKKLQVLDATYGTGPANTAFIYHHGKLMALSESDKPYVVRILEDGDLQTLGLLEYDQRLKHPFTAHPKVDPFTDEMFTFGYSHEPPYCTYRVITKDGIMLDPVPITIPESVMMMHDFAITANYSIFMDLPMLFRPKEMVKNDEFIYKFDPAKKARFGILQRYEKDEKNIKWFELPNCFIFHNANAWEEGSEVILITCRHNNVDLDQVNGNQSDKLEDHGNELYEMRFNMKTGAASQKQLSVSAIDFPRINESYTGRKQRYIYCMILESTIKVTGILKMTGIIKFDLHAKPERSKEHLEVGGNVTGIYDLSPGMFCSEAVFVPKEPGVSGEEDDGYLIFFVHDENTGKSEVNVIDAKTMSADPVAVVELPSRVPYGFHAFFVNEEQLGHQVEW, encoded by the exons ATGGGTTCCACGGCGCGGCCGGGCAACCGTGCCACCGCTGGCTTGGCTAATGGAAGCCGGCCGGTCGGCTGTAGCTGTCGCCATTGCTGCCGTGCCGTCCCTCCCTCTTCCAAGCTCCCAAGTCCGAGCCAACGCCGCCTCCAATACAAGCCCACCCAGCCGGAAATCTCAGCGCCACCAGCCACCAAGGGAGAAGATACCCAGCAAAAGAAGGGGTTGGCGGCCGTGGTGGTGCCGGCGCCGAGGCCGCGCAAGGGGGTGGCGTCCTGGGCGCTGGACATGCTCGAGCGGCTCGTGGTCCGCCTCGGCCACGACAAGAAGGCCGAGCCGAACCCCTGGCTCTCTGGCAACTTCGCCCCGGTGCTGCACGAGACCCCTCCCACAGCCGGCCTCCCCGTCCGCGGACACCTCCCG GAGTGCTTGAATGGAGAGTTTCTTAGGGTCGGGGCTAATCCAAAGTTTGCCCCGGTTGCAGGGTACCATTG GTTTGATGGGGATGG AATGATCCATGCATTGCACATTAAAGATGGGAAAGCTACATATGTATCAAGATACGTGACGACTTCTCGCTTCAAGCAAGAAGAGTATTTTGGTGGAGCAAAGTTTATGAAG GTTGGAGATCTAAAGGGCCTTTTTGGATTGTTTATGGTCTTAACGCAAGAACTTAGGAAGAAACTTCAAGTCTTGGATGCTACTTATGGAACTGGACCAG CGAATACTGCGTTTATATATCATCATGGCAAACTCATGGCCCTCTCAGAATCAGATAAACCAT ATGTTGTTAGGATCCTTGAAGATGGAGACCTGCAAACTCTAGGGTTGTTGGAGTATGACCAAAGGTTGAAACATCCTTTCACCGCTCATCCAAAGGTTGATCCATTTACAG ATGAAATGTTCACCTTTGGATACTCGCATGAACCTCCTTATTGTACATATCGAGTCATCACCAAGGATGGAATTATGCTTGATCCAGTGCCAATAACAATACCGGAATCTGTAATGATGATGCATGACTTTGCCATTACAGCAAACTATTCCATATTTATGGACTTGCCAATGCTTTTTCGACCAAAG GAAATGGTGAAGAATGATGAATTTATCTACAAGTTTGATCCTGCAAAGAAAGCTCGTTTTGGTATACTACAACGCTATGAGAAGGACGAGAAAAACATCAAATGGTTTGAACTCCCCAATTGCTTCATATTCCACAATG CTAATGCGTGGGAAGAAGGCAGCGAAGTTATTCTGATTACCTGCCGTCACAACAACGTAGATTTGGACCAGGTGAATGGTAACCAAAGCGACAAGCTTGAGGACCACGGGAATGAGTT GTACGAGATGAGATTCAACATGAAAACAGGTGCTGCTTCGCAAAAGCAACTGTCTGTCTCTGCCATAGACTTTCCTCGAATCAATGAGAGTTATACTGGCAG AAAGCAGCGGTACATCTACTGCATGATACTTGAGAGCACAATCAAGGTGACTGGAATCTTAAAAATGACCGGCATCATAAAATTTGATCTACATGCCAAACCAGAGAGAAGCAAGGAGCATCTTGAAGTTGGGGGAAATGTGACAGGCATATATGACCTGAGCCCCGGTATGTTTTGCTCAGAGGCAGTCTTTGTGCCCAAGGAGCCCGGTGTTTCCGGTGAAGAAGACGATGGGTACTTGATATTCTTTGTTCACGATGAAAACACAGG GAAATCTGAAGTAAATGTTATTGATGCCAAGACGATGTCTGCTGATCCAGTGGCAGTTGTTGAGCTGCCAAGCCGGGTACCTTACGGATTCCACGCCTTCTTTGTCAACGAG GAACAATTAGGACATCAAGTAGAGTGGTGA
- the LOC123119019 gene encoding carotenoid 9,10(9',10')-cleavage dioxygenase-like: MGEAQVVAAAATMGEDAQRKGAAMVVVPAPRPRKGVASWAVDLLERLAVRLRHDDEKAEPLPWLSGNFAPVPDETPPAAGLSVRGHLPKCLNGEFVRVGPNPKFAPVAGYHWFDGDGMIHAMRIKDGKATYVSRYVKTSRLEQEEYFGGAKFTKIGDLKGVFGLFMVLTQELRKKLKVLDVTYGFGTANTALIYHHGKLMALSESDKPYVVKILEDGDLQTLGLLDYDKRLKHPFTAHPKVDPFTDEMFTFGYSHEPPYCTYRVITKGGIMLDPVPITIPESVMMHDFAITENYSIFMDLPMFFRPKEMAKNGEFIYKFDPTKNARFGILQRYEKDEKTIRWFELPNCFIFHNANAWEEGDEVILITCRLNNLDLDQVNGHQSDKLEDPGNELYEMRFNMKTGAASQKQLSVSAIDFPRINESYTGRKQRYVYCTILESTVKVTGILKMTGIIKFDLHAEPESDKEQLEVGGNVRGIYDLGPGRFCSEAVFVPKEPGVLGEEDDGYLIFFVHDENTGKSEINVIDAKTMSADPVAVVELPSRVPYGFHAFFVNEEQLGHQVER; the protein is encoded by the exons ATGGGAGAAGCACAAGTAGTAGCGGCGGCGGCCACCATGGGAGAAGATGCCCAGAGGAAGGGAgcggcgatggtggtggtgcctgcgCCGCGGCCGCGCAAGGGGGTGGCGTCCTGGGCGGTCGACCTGCTCGAGCGGCTCGCCGTCCGCCTCCGCCACGACGACGAGAAGGCCGAGCCGCTCCCATGGCTCTCCGGCAACTTCGCCCCCGTGCCCGACgagaccccgcccgccgccggcctaTCCGTCCGGGGACACCTCCCG AAGTGCTTGAATGGAGAATTTGTCAGGGTGGGGCCTAACCCCAAGTTTGCCCCTGTTGCAGGGTATCATTG GTTTGATGGGGATGG AATGATCCATGCAATGCGTATTAAAGATGGAAAAGCTACATATGTATCAAGATACGTGAAGACTTCTCGCCTCGAGCAGGAAGAGTATTTTGGTGGAGCAAAGTTTACCAAG ATTGGAGATCTAAAGGGTGTTTTTGGATTGTTTATGGTTCTAACGCAAGAACTCAGGAAGAAACTTAAAGTCTTAGATGTTACTTACGGATTTGGAACAG CTAATACTGCGCTTATATATCATCATGGCAAACTCATGGCCCTATCAGAATCAGATAAACCTT ATGTTGTTAAGATCCTTGAAGATGGAGACTTGCAAACTCTTGGGTTGTTGGATTATGACAAAAGGTTGAAGCATCCTTTCACCGCTCATCCAAAGGTTGATCCATTTACAG ATGAAATGTTCACCTTTGGTTACTCGCATGAACCTCCATATTGTACATATCGGGTCATCACTAAGGGTGGAATTATGCTTGACCCTGTGCCAATAACAATACCGGAATCTGTAATGATGCATGACTTTGCCATTACAGAGAACTATTCAATATTTATGGACTTGCCAATGTTTTTTCGACCAAAG GAAATGGCGAAGAATGGTGAATTTATCTACAAGTTTGATCCTACAAAGAACGCTCGGTTTGGTATACTCCAACGCTATGAAAAGGACGAAAAAACCATCAGATGGTTTGAACTCCCCAATTGCTTCATATTCCACAATG CGAACGCCTGGGAAGAGGGTGACGAAGTTATTCTGATTACATGTCGTCTCAACAACCTAGATTTGGACCAAGTGAATGGTCACCAAAGTGACAAGCTTGAGGATCCCGGGAATGAGTT GTACGAGATGCGATTCAACATGAAAACAGGTGCTGCTTCACAGAAACAACTATCAGTATCTGCCATAGACTTTCCTCGAATCAATGAGAGTTATACTGGCAG AAAGCAGCGGTACGTCTACTGCACGATACTTGAGAGCACAGTGAAGGTGACTGGCATCTTAAAAATGACTGGCATCATAAAATTTGACCTACACGCGGAGCCAGAGAGCGACAAGGAGCAGCTTGAAGTTGGAGGGAATGTGAGGGGCATATATGACCTGGGGCCTGGTAGGTTTTGTTCTGAGGCGGTCTTTGTGCCCAAGGAGCCTGGTGTTTTAGGGGAAGAAGATGATGGGTACTTGATATTCTTTGTGCACGATGAAAACACAGG GAAATCCGAAATAAATGTGATTGATGCCAAGACGATGTCTGCTGATCCAGTGGCGGTTGTTGAGCTGCCGAGCCGGGTTCCTTATGGATTCCATGCCTTCTTTGTCAATGAG GAACAACTAGGACATCAAGTAGAGCGGTGA
- the LOC123124045 gene encoding carotenoid 9,10(9',10')-cleavage dioxygenase-like isoform X1 gives MGSTARPGNRATAGLANGSRPVGCSCRHCCRAVPPSSKLPSPSQRRLQYKPTQPEISAPPATKGEDTQQKKGLAAVVVPAPRPRKGVASWALDMLERLVVRLGHDKKAEPNPWLSGNFAPVLHETPPTAGLPVRGHLPECLNGEFLRVGANPKFAPVAGYHWFDGDGMIHALHIKDGKATYVSRYVTTSRFKQEEYFGGAKFMKVGDLKGLFGLFMVLTQELRKKLQVLDATYGTGPANTAFIYHHGKLMALSESDKPYVVRILEDGDLQTLGLLEYDQRLKHPFTAHPKVDPFTDEMFTFGYSHEPPYCTYRVITKDGIMLDPVPITIPESVMMMHDFAITANYSIFMDLPMLFRPKEMVKNDEFIYKFDPAKKARFGILQRYEKDEKNIKWFELPNCFIFHNANAWEEGSEVILITCRHNNVDLDQVNGNQSDKLEDHGNELYEMRFNMKTGAASQKQLSVSAIDFPRINESYTGRYLYWRKQRYIYCMILESTIKVTGILKMTGIIKFDLHAKPERSKEHLEVGGNVTGIYDLSPGMFCSEAVFVPKEPGVSGEEDDGYLIFFVHDENTGKSEVNVIDAKTMSADPVAVVELPSRVPYGFHAFFVNEEQLGHQVEW, from the exons ATGGGTTCCACGGCGCGGCCGGGCAACCGTGCCACCGCTGGCTTGGCTAATGGAAGCCGGCCGGTCGGCTGTAGCTGTCGCCATTGCTGCCGTGCCGTCCCTCCCTCTTCCAAGCTCCCAAGTCCGAGCCAACGCCGCCTCCAATACAAGCCCACCCAGCCGGAAATCTCAGCGCCACCAGCCACCAAGGGAGAAGATACCCAGCAAAAGAAGGGGTTGGCGGCCGTGGTGGTGCCGGCGCCGAGGCCGCGCAAGGGGGTGGCGTCCTGGGCGCTGGACATGCTCGAGCGGCTCGTGGTCCGCCTCGGCCACGACAAGAAGGCCGAGCCGAACCCCTGGCTCTCTGGCAACTTCGCCCCGGTGCTGCACGAGACCCCTCCCACAGCCGGCCTCCCCGTCCGCGGACACCTCCCG GAGTGCTTGAATGGAGAGTTTCTTAGGGTCGGGGCTAATCCAAAGTTTGCCCCGGTTGCAGGGTACCATTG GTTTGATGGGGATGG AATGATCCATGCATTGCACATTAAAGATGGGAAAGCTACATATGTATCAAGATACGTGACGACTTCTCGCTTCAAGCAAGAAGAGTATTTTGGTGGAGCAAAGTTTATGAAG GTTGGAGATCTAAAGGGCCTTTTTGGATTGTTTATGGTCTTAACGCAAGAACTTAGGAAGAAACTTCAAGTCTTGGATGCTACTTATGGAACTGGACCAG CGAATACTGCGTTTATATATCATCATGGCAAACTCATGGCCCTCTCAGAATCAGATAAACCAT ATGTTGTTAGGATCCTTGAAGATGGAGACCTGCAAACTCTAGGGTTGTTGGAGTATGACCAAAGGTTGAAACATCCTTTCACCGCTCATCCAAAGGTTGATCCATTTACAG ATGAAATGTTCACCTTTGGATACTCGCATGAACCTCCTTATTGTACATATCGAGTCATCACCAAGGATGGAATTATGCTTGATCCAGTGCCAATAACAATACCGGAATCTGTAATGATGATGCATGACTTTGCCATTACAGCAAACTATTCCATATTTATGGACTTGCCAATGCTTTTTCGACCAAAG GAAATGGTGAAGAATGATGAATTTATCTACAAGTTTGATCCTGCAAAGAAAGCTCGTTTTGGTATACTACAACGCTATGAGAAGGACGAGAAAAACATCAAATGGTTTGAACTCCCCAATTGCTTCATATTCCACAATG CTAATGCGTGGGAAGAAGGCAGCGAAGTTATTCTGATTACCTGCCGTCACAACAACGTAGATTTGGACCAGGTGAATGGTAACCAAAGCGACAAGCTTGAGGACCACGGGAATGAGTT GTACGAGATGAGATTCAACATGAAAACAGGTGCTGCTTCGCAAAAGCAACTGTCTGTCTCTGCCATAGACTTTCCTCGAATCAATGAGAGTTATACTGGCAGGTACTTATACTGGAG AAAGCAGCGGTACATCTACTGCATGATACTTGAGAGCACAATCAAGGTGACTGGAATCTTAAAAATGACCGGCATCATAAAATTTGATCTACATGCCAAACCAGAGAGAAGCAAGGAGCATCTTGAAGTTGGGGGAAATGTGACAGGCATATATGACCTGAGCCCCGGTATGTTTTGCTCAGAGGCAGTCTTTGTGCCCAAGGAGCCCGGTGTTTCCGGTGAAGAAGACGATGGGTACTTGATATTCTTTGTTCACGATGAAAACACAGG GAAATCTGAAGTAAATGTTATTGATGCCAAGACGATGTCTGCTGATCCAGTGGCAGTTGTTGAGCTGCCAAGCCGGGTACCTTACGGATTCCACGCCTTCTTTGTCAACGAG GAACAATTAGGACATCAAGTAGAGTGGTGA